One Chloroflexota bacterium genomic window, TAGACCATCGTTATTGCCGACCACCACGGCTGCCAGCCGCCGGTGCCTAGCGTATGTTCTTGAACGGCGGGCCAGGCTTATTCAGCCAGAGCACGCGCACATAGTTCTTGCCGTAGAAGCCCAGCACCTCGCGATAACCGGCGCGAATGCGCCGGGCGCTCGTGCGAACGACCAGGCGCCGGTCATACATGACCAATCCAACCTTGCGCAACTTCATCGAGAGCCCCGCGTCTTCGTACGAGGCCCAGGTGAGATCAAACCCGCCGACCTGCTTCCACGCCTCGCGCCGGACAGCGAAGTTCGAGCCGACAAAGGCCGGGCGCCCGATGGCGCAGTGCAGCCATTGAATGGCCGTGGTTCCGCAATAGATCAGGTTCTGCTCCACGAAAGCGCGTTCGTGGTAGCGGATCGGACCGTGTACCGCGACTGCATTCGGCCGGGCGCGCAGGTCTGCCACGATGCGTTCAAGCCAGTCAACTGGAACCGTCGTATCGGCATCGGTCGAGGCGATGATCGCGCCGCGCGCCGCCTCGAATCCGGTCTGCCGCGCCTTCGCTACCCCGCCGTTTGGCTGCGTCACGACGCGTGCGCCGAAGCTGGCGGCAATCGCGCCGGTACGGTCGGTACTGCCGTCGTCCACGACGATCAGCTTGACGTCGAAGTCCGGATGTTCCAGTTGGCGCAGGGAGTTGAGGCATGCGCCGATGTAGTTATCTTCGTTGTATGCGGGCACCACAACTGAGACGAGCATGGCATCCTCCTTGCGGGGCTATACGCCGTGATCGGGCAGGTCGGTCAGCAGATGGCGCAACGGTTTCCAGACATGCGCCTGTTCTTCGTAGCGCGGGAGCAGGCGGCGTAACTGCTCGGCCACTTGCGCAACGATGTGCGGCACCGCCGAGTGAAGGTCACCGCGCGGCACGCTCGCGTGGAACGGCTGGCCGACGATAATGCGGATCGGCTTGTGCCACCACAGCTCACGCGTGCCGCTCAGGGCGATCGGCAGCACCGGCACATCGGCGCGCTTCAGCAGGTGGCCGATGCCGGTCTTCAGCGGCAGCAACTGCCCTTCACGCGTGCCGACCTCGCCTTCCGGGAACAGCAACAGCGACGCGCCGGCCCGCAGGACCTTCAGCGGCTTCGTCAGCGCATCCTTGCCAACCCATTCCGCGCCGCGCACTACCGGGATCATGCAGTCCACCCACTCCATCAGGCGCGCTTTCCACGGGCGATCGACCGCTTGCGCCGCGCCAAGCACATAGACGCGCGGCTCGGGCGGCAGGTAGATCATCAGCAGCAGCACGTCAAGCCAGGACAGGTGATTGGCGACGATGACGCAGTTGCCGCGCGGCACGTTCCGGCGTCCCTCGACGCGGATATCGAACAGCGCGCGCCCGGCCATGCGCAAGATCGCGCGTAGCGCCCGGCAGTTCGCCGGCAGGCGCACGGAGATATGGTCGACGCTGTGGAATGAGATTGTGTTGGTCATCATAGCGAGCGCCTCCTGAAGGAACTACCGGATGTTAGTGAAGGGCAACGCGGTGCGATGGAGCCAGGCCACACGTACATAGTTCGTCATGGAGTGCTTGAACACTTCCGTGTACCCCTCGCGCAAGCGGCGGTCACTGGTGAATACCACCATCTGCGGATCCAGAACGATCCTGCCGATGCGCTGAAGCTTGCAGGACAGATCAAGGTCTTCCGCCGATGCCAGGCTGGTGTCAAAACCGCCGGCCGCCAGCCAGGCGCTGCGACGCACCGCGAAATTGGCCCCGGAGAACGACGGGCGTTTAAGCGCGAGATTCAGGCCAAGAAACGCCATACCCAAGTTGAATATCAACGAGTCTTCGAGGTGAGAGCGATTCAGGACGCGCACGGAGCCGTGGATGGCGACCCGCCGTGGGTCATGCCCCAGCCCGGCAACAATGCGCGTGAGCCAATCGGCGGCCGGAGCCGTGTCGGCATCGGTCGAAGCGATGATTTCCCCGCGCGCCGCTTGAAATCCAGCCTGTCGCGCCCGGGCAACACCCCCATTCGGTTGCCGAATCACCCGTGCTCCATAGCTGGTCGCAATCGCGCCAGTGTGATCTGTGCTACCGTCGTCCACGACGATAACTTCGACGTTGAAATCTGCGTGCTCAACCTGTCCCAGCGCGGCCAGGCAACCGGGCAGGTAGCGCTCTTCGTTGTATGCCGGAATCACGACCGATACGAGCATGTCAGCCTCCGTGTCTGCAAGATATGCCAATCCCCTTCGCCACAATTACCGTACACGGTTTTGAGCGCCCGGTTAGGCCACTTTCCACCAGAATCTGCGCAGCAGACGCCAATCCCTGCCAGTATGCCAAAACGGCGGGGAGTGATTGGCGCTGTTGACGGAATATCGATCGATTCTCGTGTAAAATGACTGTGGCCAAACCGTATGTGAGGGAGACGAACAGTGTCGAAATCCGAGCAACTGTCGCTGTTTGACCAACCCGTCAATGGCGACGCTGCGGCAGCACCGCTCAGCGAAGCCAAGGAGCTCAACAAGCGCTCGTCGCTTGTCGCCGCTACGCAATCGTTTAACGAGGAGATGATACGGCGAGGCTTGAGCCCACACACCGTCAAAGCGTTCTTGCTCGACCTAAAGCTGTACGCACATCATGCGGGCGCCGACCGGCGCATCGGCGCGGTGACGGCGCGCGATATCGGCGCGTACATGCACTGGCTGAAGCACGAGCGCGACGTGCCCTCGAAGACGAAGTCGCTCGAGCGCCGGCTGACGACGCTCAAAGTGTTCTTCAAGTGGCTGCATGACGCCCGGATTATCGAGGTGGACCCGGCCGCCCCGCTGATTCACGAGCGCAGCACCGACCCACTGCCCAAGATTCTGTACGAGGATCAGATTGCGCGCCTGCTGGCGGTGGCGCGGCAGCATTTCGGCGCGGAAAAGCCCGACGCGCGCCCGTACCTGCTGATTTCACTGCTATTGCAAACCGGCATGAAGAAGGGCGAGTGCGCCGGCATCCGGCTGGAGCACCTCGACCTGTCGGACGCGAGCGCGCCGACGGTCTGGATTCGCTACGGCAACCCACGCCACGCACTCAAGGAACGGCGGCTCTATCTCCCGAAGGATTTCGCCGATACCCTAATGGTGTACCGCAGCCAGTACCGCCCCAAGGAGAAGCTGTTCGAGGTGGCGGCGCGCAACCTGGAGCGCGTGCTGACGTTGACCGGCCAGGAAGCCGAGCTGACCGATGGAGTGACGTTCGAGGGACTGCGCATGACGGCCGCCGTGCGCGACTACAAGGCAGGCGTGCCACCCGATTCGATGCGGAAGAAGTACGGGCTATCGCAGATCACGTGGACGAGCGAGACACTGCCGCGCATCAAGCAACTGGCCGAAGCGGCACTGTAGCGTGTGCCAGGCAGGCACCCGCCGCAGATGAAAAAACGCCTGGGCACCAGGAGACTTAATCTCTGGTGCTCGGGCGTCTATAGCGGTTTGCGAAATGATCCGATACGGTGCTGCACGACGCATGTAGGGACAGGCCTTTGGCCTGTCCGCTGGGCAGGTCAAAGACCTGCCCCTCCCCGGCGAACCGCATGGCGTGCCCGATGGTTCTGCAAGATGCTCTAGGCGCCGGGTGATCGAAGTGGGCGCCTAGCGCGCGCTCAGGCGGCGGGCCTAGCCTGCGCCCGCAGTGCGGCCACCTCGCGGGTCAGCGCATCGAGGCGCACCAGCAGTTCGCTATGCCGTGTCTCGTCCGGATCGGGCTGGCGCGCAACGAAGACGATCGCGCCGCCCGGCTCCAGCACCGCGCGCTGCACTTCGGACAGCGCCATAATCCCCTGCCGCTGCGCCGCCATCTCCAGTTCCGGCACGGTAATCAGCTCCTCTTTCATGCGCGCCTGGTTGAGCTTGCCATTTTCGATGAGCGGCTCGGCGTCCCCCTCGACGATCTGCTCGACCTCGCGATTTGAATACACGAAGCGCACGACGACGTAGTTGGCCACCAGCAGGCTGATCGCGCCGATGATGCCGCCCGTCACGGTGTTGTCCTCGCCGATGATCGCGTTTTGCACCGTGTTGGATAGCGTCAGCAGCACCACCAGATCGAACGGGTTCAACTGCGCCAGTTCGCGCTTGCCCGCCAGCCGCAGCGCGACCACCAGAAACAGGTAGACGAAAATGGGGCGCAGGATTTTTTCCAGCCACGGCAAGCTCAACGCGAACATGTCGGTCCACATGGTGTCGCTCATGAAGTCACCTCCCAGCGCACAGGCGGCGTATCAGTTGCCGGAATTGGGGATGAAGAAACGGTACAGCGCGGTGTATTCGTGCACGGACGCGCTCGCGGTGCCGCTCCAACCACCGAAGAGATATATCCTCGTGTCGAGCGCAGACGCACCGCCAATGCGCCAGAGCGGGTCAGGCGCATCCTCAATCGGCGTCCACGCGTTGGCGCGTGTGTCGAAACGCTCGTTCTTCGGCAGCGGGGCCGACCAACCGCCGCCGAACACGTAGATATTGCCGGCCAGCGAGGCGACGCCGGCCCCGGCGCGGGCGTTCTGCATCGGCGGCAGCGCACTCCATGCCGCGGCGGCAACGCCCGCCCCCGGATCGAACGCCAGCAGATCGGGCAGCAAGCGCTCGCCGTCGCGCCCCCCGATGACGTAAATGCGCTCACCGGCGACCACCGCCCCGCTATCCGAGCGCGCGGACGGCAACGATGCCTGCTCCATCCACTGCCCGCGCGCCGGGTCAAACGCCCATACGGCCGAGACCGCTTTGGCGCCATCCCAGCCGCCGATCACGTACAGCCTGCCTTCGAGCGCGCTGATCGCATAGTGGCAGACCGGTTGCGGCAGGTCCGGGCCAGCCTGCCACGCATCATGGGCCGGATCATAGATCTCGAGCGGTGCCAGCGGCTGGTCCTGCGCATCGCAGCCGCCCGGCACATAGATGCGCCCCCCAATGGCCGCCGCGCCGGCGCCCTGCACGGCCGTCGGCTTTGGCGCTTTCGGCGTCCAGCGGTTCCCCGCCGGGTCAAACGCCAGCGTGCCAGTCAACGTTGCGCCATCGCTCTGCCCGCCGATCACGTAGATTGTGCCGCCGGCCGCTGCCACCGCCA contains:
- a CDS encoding glycosyltransferase family 2 protein; this encodes MLVSVVVPAYNEDNYIGACLNSLRQLEHPDFDVKLIVVDDGSTDRTGAIAASFGARVVTQPNGGVAKARQTGFEAARGAIIASTDADTTVPVDWLERIVADLRARPNAVAVHGPIRYHERAFVEQNLIYCGTTAIQWLHCAIGRPAFVGSNFAVRREAWKQVGGFDLTWASYEDAGLSMKLRKVGLVMYDRRLVVRTSARRIRAGYREVLGFYGKNYVRVLWLNKPGPPFKNIR
- a CDS encoding 1-acyl-sn-glycerol-3-phosphate acyltransferase; translation: MMTNTISFHSVDHISVRLPANCRALRAILRMAGRALFDIRVEGRRNVPRGNCVIVANHLSWLDVLLLMIYLPPEPRVYVLGAAQAVDRPWKARLMEWVDCMIPVVRGAEWVGKDALTKPLKVLRAGASLLLFPEGEVGTREGQLLPLKTGIGHLLKRADVPVLPIALSGTRELWWHKPIRIIVGQPFHASVPRGDLHSAVPHIVAQVAEQLRRLLPRYEEQAHVWKPLRHLLTDLPDHGV
- a CDS encoding glycosyltransferase family 2 protein codes for the protein MLVSVVIPAYNEERYLPGCLAALGQVEHADFNVEVIVVDDGSTDHTGAIATSYGARVIRQPNGGVARARQAGFQAARGEIIASTDADTAPAADWLTRIVAGLGHDPRRVAIHGSVRVLNRSHLEDSLIFNLGMAFLGLNLALKRPSFSGANFAVRRSAWLAAGGFDTSLASAEDLDLSCKLQRIGRIVLDPQMVVFTSDRRLREGYTEVFKHSMTNYVRVAWLHRTALPFTNIR
- a CDS encoding site-specific integrase gives rise to the protein MSKSEQLSLFDQPVNGDAAAAPLSEAKELNKRSSLVAATQSFNEEMIRRGLSPHTVKAFLLDLKLYAHHAGADRRIGAVTARDIGAYMHWLKHERDVPSKTKSLERRLTTLKVFFKWLHDARIIEVDPAAPLIHERSTDPLPKILYEDQIARLLAVARQHFGAEKPDARPYLLISLLLQTGMKKGECAGIRLEHLDLSDASAPTVWIRYGNPRHALKERRLYLPKDFADTLMVYRSQYRPKEKLFEVAARNLERVLTLTGQEAELTDGVTFEGLRMTAAVRDYKAGVPPDSMRKKYGLSQITWTSETLPRIKQLAEAAL
- a CDS encoding DUF421 domain-containing protein; the encoded protein is MWTDMFALSLPWLEKILRPIFVYLFLVVALRLAGKRELAQLNPFDLVVLLTLSNTVQNAIIGEDNTVTGGIIGAISLLVANYVVVRFVYSNREVEQIVEGDAEPLIENGKLNQARMKEELITVPELEMAAQRQGIMALSEVQRAVLEPGGAIVFVARQPDPDETRHSELLVRLDALTREVAALRAQARPAA